The following proteins are co-located in the Leptodactylus fuscus isolate aLepFus1 chromosome 8, aLepFus1.hap2, whole genome shotgun sequence genome:
- the LOC142217592 gene encoding zymogen granule membrane protein 16-like, whose product MLLWILLSVCCIAAAQQRSSSYSGEYGGGGGKRFSHSGNQLDGPITALRIRANRNYIVGLQVRYGTTWSDYKGGSTGDMEEIFLHPGEHIIQVTGKYSFYLRKMMIVTNKGRMFNIGKDYGTSFNGVPLHPNTVLRYISGSSGSVIDAIGFHWDYASSNCEHCKQ is encoded by the exons ATGTTGCTCTGGATTTTGCTCAGTGTCTGCTGTATTGCTGCAG CTCAGCAGCGCAGTTCATCTTACTCTGGAGAATATGGTGGTGGTGGCGGAAAACGCTTCTCACACTCCGGAAATCAGTTGGACGGACCAATCACAGCCCTGAGAATTCGTGCAAACCGCAACTACATCGTTGG ACTACAGGTCCGGTATGGGACCACCTGGTCAGACTATAAGGGAGGCTCCACGGGTGACATGGAGGAGATCTTCCTGCATCCTGGGGAGCATATCATCCAGGTAACTGGGAAATATTCCTTTTACCTCAGGAAGATGATGATTGTCACAAATAAAGGACGTATGTTCAACATTGGAAAAGACTATGGGACCAGTTTTAATGGTGTCCCTCTGCACCCTAACACCGTCCTTAGATACATCAGTGGCAGCTCCGGCTCTGTGATCGATGCCATTGGCTTTCACTGGGACTATGCCAGCAGCAACTGTGAACACTGCAAACAATAA